The following coding sequences lie in one Streptomyces xiamenensis genomic window:
- a CDS encoding FAD-binding protein, with product MVTINAPARNWAGNVTFGARRTHRPATVGELRRIVAGSPQLRVLGSGHSFNLIADTPGDLVRVDGLPPRTEIDAERRRVTISAGMRYAEVTAALHAAGFALANLASLPHISIAGSCTTGTHGSGNSQPGLANAVTAVELIGPDGEIARLERDADPDVFPGAVVSLGALGVITAMELEIEPAFQAAQWVYENVPLDGIDTARFDEITGAAYSVSTFTRWDDGRGTVVLKRRLDRESGAHPGEDWQGGTLATAPWHPIPGAPTEHSTQQLGVPGPWHERLPHFRPDYSPSHGEELQSELFLPRSAAPAAFAVLRELGERMAPVLQVSEVRTIAADALWLSPSSGRETVAFHFTWTLETERVLPVLGEMEARLLPLGARPHWGKLTMMPPATVTASYPRFADFRRLVLSRDPAGVFRNPFVAALLGTD from the coding sequence ATGGTGACGATCAACGCGCCCGCGCGCAACTGGGCAGGCAATGTGACCTTCGGCGCCCGGCGGACCCACCGCCCGGCCACCGTCGGGGAACTGCGGCGCATCGTCGCCGGCTCGCCGCAACTGCGCGTCCTGGGCAGCGGCCACTCCTTCAACCTCATCGCCGACACCCCCGGCGATCTGGTCCGGGTGGACGGACTGCCGCCACGCACCGAGATCGACGCGGAACGCCGCCGGGTCACCATCAGCGCCGGGATGCGGTACGCGGAGGTCACCGCCGCCCTGCACGCGGCGGGCTTCGCGCTCGCGAACCTCGCCTCCCTGCCACACATCTCGATCGCCGGCTCCTGCACCACCGGCACCCACGGCTCGGGCAACTCCCAACCGGGCCTGGCCAACGCCGTCACCGCCGTCGAACTGATCGGCCCCGACGGGGAGATCGCCCGCCTGGAGCGCGACGCCGACCCAGACGTCTTCCCCGGCGCGGTCGTCTCGCTCGGCGCGCTGGGCGTGATCACCGCCATGGAGCTGGAGATCGAACCCGCCTTCCAGGCCGCCCAGTGGGTCTACGAGAACGTCCCGCTGGACGGCATCGACACGGCACGGTTCGACGAGATCACCGGCGCCGCGTACAGCGTGTCCACCTTCACCCGCTGGGACGACGGACGCGGCACGGTCGTCCTCAAGCGGCGCCTGGACCGCGAGAGCGGCGCCCACCCCGGCGAGGACTGGCAGGGCGGCACCCTGGCCACCGCCCCCTGGCACCCGATCCCCGGCGCCCCGACCGAACACTCCACCCAGCAGCTGGGCGTACCCGGCCCCTGGCACGAGCGGCTGCCGCACTTCCGGCCCGACTACTCCCCCAGCCACGGCGAGGAGCTCCAGTCCGAACTCTTCCTGCCGCGCTCCGCCGCGCCCGCCGCGTTCGCCGTCCTGCGGGAGCTGGGTGAGCGGATGGCACCGGTGCTCCAGGTCTCCGAGGTCCGCACCATCGCCGCCGACGCGCTGTGGCTCTCGCCGTCCTCCGGGCGCGAGACGGTGGCGTTCCACTTCACCTGGACGCTGGAGACCGAGCGCGTACTCCCGGTGCTGGGCGAGATGGAGGCCCGGCTGCTCCCGCTGGGCGCCCGCCCGCACTGGGGCAAGCTCACCATGATGCCGCCGGCGACGGTCACCGCGAGCTACCCGCGGTTCGCGGACTTCCGGCGGCTGGTGCTCTCCCGGGACCCGGCCGGAGTCTTCCGCAACCCGTTCGTGGCCGCCCTGCTCGGTACGGACTGA
- a CDS encoding right-handed parallel beta-helix repeat-containing protein: MKLGTTVGALLGAAALVVTAQTVHAAPDPAQATDPASATAPGATSAPAPAAARAALADPTIVVATDGDDGAAGTVAAPLRTLQAAVGRAQPGDVIAVRGGTYALTTNIQILTSGTSAAPITLGPYQDERVIIDGDLLPASHTPVGGSIPRPQRGAIHQEASWWRIHGLELTKGPYGVYCDGCNDNAFTNLTTRDNYETGFQLQGNSSRNLIENLDSYDNHDPRKNGESADGLGIKEGRGEGNRVVGARLWRNADDGFDAWLFESAITIENSLAWGNGFNHWDFPDFEGDGNGFKMGGGNPGPAAAHTLTHSIAFDNAEDGITDNGNPGALTISRTTTFRNGDTGYQVNRSDSTLTANLSIADARAVNLGNSTAIGNSWNIGGDWGTGSVLSTDTALVTGDRAPDGSPPSTSFLIPRGGEAIGARL, encoded by the coding sequence ATGAAGCTCGGTACGACGGTGGGCGCGCTGCTCGGTGCGGCGGCCCTGGTGGTCACGGCACAGACCGTGCACGCCGCCCCCGATCCCGCGCAGGCCACCGATCCCGCCTCGGCCACCGCACCCGGCGCCACCTCCGCCCCCGCGCCGGCCGCCGCCCGGGCCGCGCTCGCCGACCCGACCATCGTCGTCGCCACCGACGGTGACGACGGCGCGGCCGGTACGGTCGCCGCCCCGCTCCGTACCCTCCAGGCCGCCGTGGGCCGCGCCCAGCCCGGCGACGTCATCGCGGTGCGCGGCGGAACGTACGCCCTGACCACCAACATCCAGATCCTCACCTCCGGCACCTCCGCCGCCCCCATCACCCTGGGCCCCTACCAGGACGAGCGGGTGATCATCGACGGCGATCTGCTGCCCGCCAGCCACACCCCGGTCGGCGGCAGCATCCCGCGCCCGCAGCGCGGCGCCATCCACCAGGAGGCGTCGTGGTGGCGCATCCACGGCCTCGAACTCACCAAGGGCCCGTACGGCGTCTACTGCGACGGCTGCAACGACAACGCGTTCACGAACCTGACCACCCGTGACAACTACGAGACCGGCTTCCAGCTCCAGGGCAACTCCAGCCGCAACCTGATCGAGAACCTCGACAGTTACGACAACCACGATCCGCGCAAGAACGGGGAGAGCGCGGACGGCCTGGGCATCAAGGAGGGCCGCGGCGAGGGCAACCGGGTGGTCGGGGCCCGGCTGTGGCGCAACGCGGACGACGGGTTCGACGCCTGGCTGTTCGAGTCGGCCATCACCATCGAGAACTCCCTCGCCTGGGGCAACGGCTTCAACCACTGGGACTTCCCCGACTTCGAGGGCGACGGCAACGGCTTCAAGATGGGCGGCGGCAACCCGGGTCCGGCCGCCGCGCACACCCTCACCCACTCCATCGCCTTCGACAACGCGGAGGACGGCATCACCGACAACGGCAACCCGGGCGCGCTGACGATCTCCCGCACCACCACGTTCCGCAACGGTGACACCGGCTACCAGGTCAACCGCTCCGACTCCACCCTGACCGCGAACCTGTCCATCGCGGACGCCCGCGCCGTCAACCTCGGCAACTCCACCGCCATCGGCAACTCCTGGAACATCGGCGGCGACTGGGGCACCGGCTCGGTCCTGTCCACCGACACCGCCCTGGTGACCGGAGACCGGGCACCGGACGGTTCGCCGCCGTCCACCAGCTTCCTGATCCCACGCGGCGGAGAGGCCATCGGCGCCCGTCTGTGA
- a CDS encoding flavodoxin family protein — MSDETPLRYDNLRALYLNCTLKRSPETSNTGGLIDISRAVLESQGVRTEVVRAIDHEIATGVWPDMTEQGWERDAWPALYEKVLAADILVLAGPIWLGDNSSVMKQVIERLYSCSALLNDRGQYAYYGRVGGALITGNEDGVKHCAMNILYSLQHLGYTIPPQADAGWVGEAGPGPSYLDPGSGGPENDFTNRNTSFMAWNLMHLAALLKRAGGVPAHGNQRTEWEAGCRPGAKNPEHR, encoded by the coding sequence GTGAGCGATGAGACCCCTCTGCGATATGACAACCTGCGCGCGCTGTATCTGAACTGCACGCTCAAACGGTCGCCCGAGACGAGCAACACCGGCGGGCTGATCGACATCAGCCGGGCCGTCCTGGAGTCCCAGGGAGTGCGGACCGAGGTGGTGCGGGCGATCGACCACGAGATCGCCACCGGCGTGTGGCCGGACATGACCGAGCAGGGCTGGGAGCGGGACGCCTGGCCCGCGCTGTACGAGAAGGTGCTGGCCGCCGACATCCTGGTGCTGGCCGGGCCGATCTGGCTCGGCGACAACAGTTCGGTGATGAAGCAGGTGATCGAGCGGCTGTACTCGTGCTCGGCGCTGCTGAACGACCGGGGCCAGTACGCCTATTACGGGCGGGTCGGCGGCGCGCTGATCACCGGCAACGAGGACGGCGTGAAGCACTGCGCCATGAACATCCTCTACAGCCTTCAGCACCTGGGGTACACGATCCCGCCGCAGGCGGACGCCGGGTGGGTCGGGGAGGCGGGGCCCGGACCCTCGTACCTGGACCCGGGCTCCGGCGGGCCGGAGAACGACTTCACCAACCGCAACACCTCGTTCATGGCGTGGAATCTGATGCATCTGGCCGCGCTGCTCAAGCGCGCGGGCGGGGTTCCGGCGCACGGCAACCAGCGCACGGAGTGGGAAGCGGGCTGCCGCCCGGGCGCGAAGAACCCCGAGCATCGCTGA
- a CDS encoding HhH-GPD-type base excision DNA repair protein, which produces MSDVTIRLAQEPAADALLGRSPLAALVGMLLDQQVPMEWAFAGPYTIATRMGGDDLDAREIAAYDPEEFAALLSTKPAVHRYPGSMAGRVQQLCRFLVQRYDGDAEGVWRDAATGAELLKRLTELPGFGKQKSQIFLALLGKQFGVRPRGWREAAGDYGEDGVYRSVADITGPESLDKVRSHKQEMKQAAKAARTAAKK; this is translated from the coding sequence ATGAGCGACGTCACGATCCGTCTCGCACAGGAGCCGGCGGCCGACGCGCTGCTGGGCCGCAGCCCGCTCGCCGCCCTGGTGGGGATGCTCCTGGACCAGCAGGTCCCGATGGAGTGGGCCTTCGCCGGCCCCTACACGATCGCCACCCGCATGGGCGGGGACGATCTGGACGCGCGGGAGATCGCCGCGTACGACCCGGAGGAGTTCGCCGCGCTGCTCTCCACCAAGCCCGCGGTGCACCGCTACCCGGGTTCGATGGCCGGGCGCGTCCAGCAGTTGTGCCGCTTCCTGGTGCAGCGGTACGACGGGGACGCCGAAGGCGTGTGGCGGGACGCGGCCACCGGCGCCGAACTCCTCAAGCGTCTCACCGAACTGCCCGGTTTCGGCAAGCAGAAGTCCCAGATCTTCCTGGCGCTGCTCGGCAAGCAGTTCGGGGTACGGCCGCGGGGCTGGCGGGAGGCGGCCGGGGACTACGGGGAGGACGGCGTCTACCGTTCGGTCGCCGACATCACCGGGCCCGAGTCCCTGGACAAGGTCCGTTCCCACAAGCAGGAGATGAAGCAGGCCGCCAAGGCAGCCCGGACGGCGGCCAAGAAGTAG
- a CDS encoding GNAT family N-acetyltransferase: MSEDPNTAPRREHGADHRCRRYVLSPAVPEEQSMWTTRAEHPGSAGTADRAAIRDVLLGAFPTPLEADLVEALRADGSVWLPELSVVAQAPDGTIAGYALLTRGRVDGEPVLTLAPCAVRPEFQRRGAGAAAIRAVLAAAGARGGENLVTVLGHPGYYPRFGFTPASEFGVRVGFEVPDEAVMALALDPGRPVPAGTIRYPEAFGV; the protein is encoded by the coding sequence GTGAGCGAGGACCCGAACACCGCGCCGCGCCGCGAGCACGGCGCCGACCACCGTTGCCGGCGCTACGTCCTGTCCCCGGCCGTCCCCGAGGAGCAGAGCATGTGGACCACCCGAGCCGAACACCCCGGGAGTGCCGGTACGGCGGACCGGGCGGCGATCCGCGACGTGCTGCTGGGGGCGTTCCCGACGCCGCTGGAGGCGGACCTGGTGGAGGCGCTGCGGGCGGACGGGAGCGTGTGGCTGCCGGAACTCTCGGTGGTGGCGCAGGCGCCGGACGGCACGATCGCCGGCTATGCGCTGCTCACCCGTGGCCGGGTGGACGGTGAGCCGGTGCTCACGCTCGCCCCGTGTGCCGTACGGCCGGAGTTCCAGCGGCGGGGCGCGGGAGCGGCGGCGATCCGGGCGGTGCTGGCGGCGGCCGGCGCCCGGGGCGGTGAGAACCTGGTGACGGTGCTCGGACACCCCGGGTACTACCCGAGGTTCGGCTTCACCCCGGCCTCGGAGTTCGGTGTCCGGGTCGGTTTCGAGGTGCCGGACGAGGCCGTCATGGCGCTCGCTCTGGACCCGGGGCGGCCGGTGCCGGCCGGAACGATCCGCTATCCGGAGGCATTCGGCGTGTGA